Proteins from a single region of Aquirhabdus parva:
- a CDS encoding AAA family ATPase, with product MTQLSQFHDAQSQSFESTSSYIATEALKQAVNAARMLQKPLLIKGEPGTGKTLLAEQVSTSLGMKLITWNIKSTTKAQQGLYEYDAVSRLRDSQLGDDKVYDIKNYIKPGKLWEAFTAPERVVLLIDEIDKADIEFPNDLLHELDRMSFYVYETGETIHAVNRPVVIITSNNEKELPDAFLRRCFFHYIDFPDEKTMRQIIDVHFPEIRETLVSEALQIFFKLRQVAGLKKPPSTSELIDWLTLLMADDLPEEVLRNRDPKTAIPPLHGALIKNEQDVRLLERLAFMTRR from the coding sequence ATGACACAGTTAAGTCAGTTTCATGATGCGCAAAGTCAGTCTTTTGAAAGTACATCAAGCTATATAGCAACAGAAGCCTTAAAGCAGGCGGTCAATGCGGCACGTATGTTACAAAAGCCATTATTGATTAAGGGTGAACCTGGTACGGGTAAAACACTGCTAGCAGAGCAGGTTTCAACAAGTCTTGGAATGAAACTCATCACCTGGAATATCAAATCCACGACTAAAGCACAACAAGGCTTATATGAGTATGACGCAGTTTCACGTTTACGCGATAGCCAATTAGGTGATGACAAAGTCTACGATATCAAAAACTACATTAAGCCTGGAAAACTGTGGGAAGCATTTACTGCGCCAGAGCGGGTTGTTTTATTGATTGATGAAATTGATAAAGCGGATATCGAATTCCCAAATGACCTTTTGCATGAACTTGATCGCATGTCATTTTATGTCTATGAAACCGGCGAAACCATCCACGCGGTTAATCGTCCTGTAGTCATTATTACCTCCAATAATGAAAAAGAATTGCCCGATGCATTCTTACGTCGCTGTTTCTTTCATTACATTGATTTTCCAGATGAAAAAACCATGCGTCAGATTATTGATGTGCATTTTCCTGAAATTCGTGAAACGCTGGTCAGCGAAGCATTACAAATTTTCTTTAAATTACGGCAAGTCGCTGGGCTGAAGAAGCCGCCTTCAACAAGTGAATTGATTGATTGGTTGACGCTGTTGATGGCGGATGATTTACCAGAAGAAGTTTTACGAAATCGTGATCCAAAAACTGCGATTCCACCGTTGCATGGTGCGTTGATTAAAAATGAACAAGATGTCCGTTTGCTTGAACGATTGGCATTTATGACTCGTCGTTAA
- a CDS encoding YcgL domain-containing protein, protein MHCDIYRASTREGMYLYIAVDPTEALIEPRVEPKEDPFAQVSDSLKRAFGRPTFVMRLHLTPERKLARVPVQDVIESLARQGYYLQLPPEGLISPNAVEPEGLRGA, encoded by the coding sequence ATGCATTGTGATATTTATAGAGCCAGTACACGCGAAGGGATGTACTTGTACATTGCCGTTGATCCAACCGAAGCTTTGATTGAGCCACGTGTGGAACCGAAAGAGGATCCATTCGCGCAAGTATCAGATTCGTTGAAGCGTGCATTTGGGCGTCCCACCTTTGTGATGCGACTACATTTAACACCCGAACGTAAACTTGCAAGAGTGCCTGTTCAGGATGTTATCGAGTCATTGGCGCGTCAGGGTTATTATTTACAGCTTCCTCCTGAAGGTCTAATTTCACCCAATGCAGTAGAGCCTGAAGGTCTACGTGGCGCGTAA
- a CDS encoding ribonuclease D: MFEYLTEQSQLGELYTQMAHTDTYALDTEFIKTNTLWPYLGLLQINVNEKIYLLDGQSLDLTDLWLLVFNARQNIFHACGEDLDLIHHYANQKPLDNIFDTQVGLSFLGFGLQLGYQQALQQILGIHVDKGETRSDWLARPLRPEQLQYAANDVIHLSALAKQIQSDLNQRGLLDAAIEDCVNYAREVATDTELSQIYLDVATFRHNRRQLVQLQQLCVWREQIARATNQPRSFILKNSTLLDLVDQQPTSMFQFGKIKDMKPNVIREHGKTILDLIRFLPDESLWPMRIHRAYRQKDTDLIDQINAFTAQISVETQVPVDVLLRKKWLSTLFSHIAKNGNEADLPNHLLGWRYEVLTRPILELLHQQKEIIAVEMAPID, encoded by the coding sequence ATGTTTGAATATTTGACTGAACAAAGTCAGTTGGGTGAGCTATATACTCAAATGGCACATACCGATACGTATGCGCTTGATACAGAGTTTATTAAGACGAATACGCTCTGGCCTTACCTCGGTCTATTGCAAATCAATGTCAATGAGAAAATCTATTTGCTTGATGGACAAAGTTTAGATCTCACCGATCTATGGCTTTTGGTCTTTAATGCTCGTCAGAATATTTTTCATGCATGCGGTGAGGATCTTGATCTCATACATCATTATGCAAATCAAAAACCTTTGGATAATATTTTTGATACTCAAGTTGGATTATCATTTCTCGGTTTTGGTTTGCAGTTGGGCTACCAACAAGCGTTACAGCAAATCTTGGGTATCCATGTTGATAAAGGCGAAACCCGCTCCGATTGGTTAGCACGACCACTGCGTCCAGAGCAATTACAGTATGCGGCAAATGATGTCATTCACTTATCTGCATTGGCAAAACAGATTCAATCTGATTTAAATCAGCGTGGATTACTTGATGCTGCGATAGAAGACTGTGTGAACTATGCTCGTGAAGTAGCGACCGATACCGAACTGTCGCAGATCTATCTGGATGTCGCGACCTTTAGACACAATCGCCGACAATTGGTGCAGTTGCAACAGCTTTGTGTATGGCGAGAGCAAATTGCACGTGCGACAAATCAACCACGTAGTTTTATTCTAAAAAATAGTACTTTGCTAGATTTAGTTGATCAACAACCGACCAGTATGTTTCAGTTTGGTAAAATTAAAGACATGAAGCCGAATGTGATTCGTGAGCATGGTAAAACTATTTTAGATTTGATTCGATTCTTGCCTGATGAATCGCTTTGGCCTATGCGAATTCATCGCGCCTATCGTCAAAAAGACACGGATCTCATTGATCAGATTAATGCCTTCACAGCACAGATCAGTGTTGAGACTCAAGTGCCTGTTGATGTGCTTTTACGCAAAAAATGGCTGTCGACATTGTTTAGTCATATTGCCAAAAATGGGAATGAAGCTGACTTGCCCAATCATTTGCTCGGGTGGCGCTATGAGGTCCTAACACGTCCGATTTTAGAGTTACTTCATCAGCAAAAAGAAATTATAGCCGTAGAAATGGCACCAATTGATTGA
- the recR gene encoding recombination mediator RecR, producing the protein MFSPKFDELVQRLRILPGVGPKSAQRIALQLLARNRTGAQALAHALNDAVLHIQHCTVCRSLAESDICDICASPQRDQTLLCVVESAADVAAIEHSGGFRGRYFVLGGHLSPLDGIGPDEIGIPLLMSRLKAEPIEELILATNATVEGQATAHYLQAAWQSLSQLESTAVNGRKMPLKITRIAQGVPQGGELEYVDSHTLSQALQYRLTVR; encoded by the coding sequence ATGTTTAGTCCAAAGTTTGATGAACTGGTTCAGCGTTTACGTATTCTCCCAGGTGTAGGGCCTAAATCTGCACAACGGATCGCATTGCAATTGCTGGCGAGAAATCGTACTGGAGCGCAGGCATTAGCACATGCATTAAATGATGCGGTGCTCCATATTCAACACTGTACCGTTTGTCGATCTTTGGCTGAATCTGATATCTGTGATATTTGTGCATCACCTCAGCGTGATCAGACATTATTATGTGTTGTGGAGTCTGCTGCAGATGTTGCAGCGATTGAACATAGCGGTGGTTTCCGCGGACGTTATTTTGTTTTGGGTGGACATTTGTCTCCATTAGATGGTATTGGTCCAGACGAGATAGGTATCCCTCTATTGATGTCACGCCTAAAAGCAGAGCCTATAGAGGAGTTGATCCTTGCGACGAATGCAACCGTTGAAGGGCAGGCCACTGCACATTACTTACAGGCCGCCTGGCAGTCCTTAAGTCAACTCGAATCGACCGCTGTAAATGGGCGAAAAATGCCGCTTAAAATTACACGCATTGCTCAGGGGGTGCCGCAAGGTGGAGAGCTGGAATACGTAGATAGCCATACTCTTAGCCAAGCATTGCAATATCGCTTAACGGTACGTTAA
- a CDS encoding YbaB/EbfC family nucleoid-associated protein, giving the protein MNINMLMQQAQKMQKDMEAKVKKTKEELAKTEVQAESGGGLVKVTMTARFVVKRIQIDPELLKDDADMIEDLIAAAINDAVRQAEAISEAKLNATTAGTGLPPGLGGMFG; this is encoded by the coding sequence ATGAACATTAACATGCTGATGCAGCAAGCACAGAAAATGCAAAAAGATATGGAAGCGAAGGTCAAGAAGACCAAAGAAGAATTAGCTAAAACAGAAGTCCAGGCTGAGTCCGGTGGTGGTCTAGTCAAAGTCACCATGACAGCACGCTTTGTGGTTAAGCGAATCCAAATTGACCCAGAACTGCTTAAAGATGATGCAGACATGATCGAAGATTTGATTGCTGCTGCAATCAATGATGCAGTTCGCCAAGCAGAGGCTATTTCAGAAGCAAAATTAAATGCGACCACTGCAGGCACTGGTTTACCACCAGGTCTGGGTGGTATGTTTGGTTAA
- a CDS encoding DUF2057 family protein, which produces MLFLNRLSPRFPSKQLKHHMLVLCLGTVGLVSTPLVWADAEVSVPENVIVLGIDGQETGNTGFFGTKHTSYRLPAGEHTITARYDRLFPLGEDHDVVRSKGVTIRTVLADQQVYTLGWQPEPDTHEEALAFVKQPTLIIKASNGQVIASQKGLKMQSTSVIASVMQGVNNLTTGSSAPAGTTLDRLQTLWDQATTEQRKQFKTWIDQQGNK; this is translated from the coding sequence ATGTTGTTTCTAAATCGATTATCCCCTCGTTTTCCCTCTAAACAACTCAAACATCATATGCTTGTGCTATGTCTAGGTACTGTTGGATTAGTTTCTACGCCATTAGTGTGGGCTGACGCTGAGGTTTCAGTACCTGAAAATGTCATTGTTCTAGGAATCGATGGTCAGGAAACAGGGAATACTGGTTTCTTTGGTACCAAACATACAAGTTATCGTTTGCCCGCAGGTGAGCATACGATCACAGCACGCTATGATCGTTTGTTTCCCTTGGGTGAAGATCATGATGTTGTTCGCTCAAAAGGCGTGACCATTCGTACAGTCTTGGCTGACCAGCAAGTATACACATTAGGTTGGCAACCCGAACCCGATACACATGAAGAAGCATTGGCATTTGTAAAACAGCCGACACTCATTATTAAAGCCTCAAATGGCCAAGTCATTGCATCTCAGAAAGGTTTGAAGATGCAAAGTACGTCTGTGATTGCAAGTGTGATGCAGGGCGTGAATAATTTGACGACAGGTTCAAGTGCACCTGCAGGTACAACATTAGATCGTTTACAAACATTGTGGGATCAGGCGACAACAGAACAGCGTAAGCAGTTTAAAACGTGGATTGATCAACAAGGCAATAAATAG
- a CDS encoding CSLREA domain-containing protein has translation MIRRISLPILGLLLSLACGAAQAATIVVNTTSDENGENPNACSLREAIKASTLKQAYGGCTAGQLYYTDTIQLAANATYTLTQGELVIASDMNINGDPATDPYSQDPISGLSPKRLPVTTTIVAANGQRIFNSLVSASPINLNNLNLKGGTADLGGAILAGGTVGLYRVNISGANATKQGGAIYLSGVQATVTATSSSFTGNNAPQGAVFSMSCMDNLGYAVRTVTLNQVSITGNGSSSSANTMDFCGQPTVAISASTISQNTASNTSVDASLEPAVLRMIGGQNTRLSPASTMSLVSNTITENHTPVALAYNYPGGLSLTNNFLAYNDALDCQYVGLPDPTTNSSVTYNLFTGSSTTSTTNSCQLYRAAATTTSNTETNLYASGGQSRTNFLYPLGLYGGSDLPGYLPIPVSNPLIMHAGALVANCGSTDQRGLKRGSGTRLNQSLSSQNIKCDVGALEYSILTVNDDQNGANTSYNVVISQTVNTTGLTQAQIDKANAQIKSYLDAYKASYRYREVVMDVVANDSGQETLSGNTSTLGLLSDSDLYTITPFSTDPNILCTWEPTMKQLIASRIDGTTTPGGSKDECQYTAKNNLTGATPAEPATVSFTVSNIAPIAKDDKYTLTFGTKSIPLDILANDSDDGDGPYALSPNGKAGKPWWYLLKTVIDPSKPATDGSNGSINNIKYTPLNIRVVTQPTQGTIVPEFQGPCPDNNVNTAQTTCYGGTLTYVNNNLFSPFNDSFTYQVLDSDLTASNTALVTITNTATTTDVTKSGGGSIGFGAIFGMLSLVLMRRRLLAHGD, from the coding sequence ATGATTCGTCGTATATCATTGCCAATATTGGGATTATTGTTGAGCTTGGCTTGTGGAGCTGCTCAGGCTGCGACGATTGTTGTGAATACGACTAGCGATGAAAATGGTGAAAATCCAAATGCATGTTCGCTTCGTGAAGCAATAAAGGCCAGTACACTGAAACAAGCTTACGGTGGCTGTACTGCAGGACAGTTGTACTATACCGATACGATTCAGCTGGCTGCAAATGCTACCTATACTCTGACACAAGGGGAGCTTGTGATTGCCAGCGATATGAATATCAATGGCGATCCAGCGACAGATCCTTATTCACAAGACCCGATCTCCGGTCTTTCACCGAAACGTTTACCCGTGACGACCACGATTGTCGCAGCGAACGGTCAACGGATATTCAATTCTTTGGTCAGTGCAAGTCCGATTAATTTAAACAATCTCAACCTTAAAGGTGGCACTGCTGATCTTGGTGGAGCGATATTGGCTGGTGGCACGGTGGGCTTGTATCGTGTCAACATTAGCGGCGCTAATGCGACCAAACAGGGCGGCGCAATTTATTTATCCGGTGTTCAAGCTACTGTAACCGCAACATCTTCCTCATTTACTGGAAATAATGCACCGCAAGGGGCTGTTTTTAGTATGAGTTGTATGGATAACCTCGGTTATGCTGTTCGTACAGTAACATTGAATCAGGTAAGTATTACAGGCAATGGATCAAGCAGCAGTGCGAATACGATGGATTTCTGTGGTCAGCCGACAGTTGCCATTTCAGCATCCACGATTTCGCAAAATACAGCATCGAATACCAGTGTTGACGCATCATTAGAGCCAGCCGTGCTGCGCATGATTGGCGGTCAAAACACACGTCTTTCTCCTGCGAGTACAATGAGTTTAGTCAGTAATACGATTACTGAAAACCATACTCCAGTTGCTCTTGCATATAATTACCCCGGTGGTTTGTCACTAACAAACAACTTCTTGGCATATAACGATGCATTAGATTGTCAATACGTGGGCTTACCAGATCCAACAACCAATTCATCTGTGACATATAACTTGTTTACTGGCAGTTCTACTACGAGCACAACGAATAGCTGTCAGCTTTATCGTGCTGCTGCGACAACAACCAGTAATACTGAGACCAATCTTTATGCAAGTGGGGGGCAGTCTCGGACTAACTTTTTATATCCGCTAGGTCTTTATGGTGGTTCTGATTTACCAGGTTACTTACCAATCCCTGTTAGTAATCCTTTAATCATGCATGCGGGTGCGCTTGTTGCTAACTGTGGCAGTACCGATCAGCGTGGCTTAAAGCGCGGCAGTGGTACCCGATTGAATCAGTCCTTAAGCTCCCAAAATATTAAATGTGATGTAGGTGCATTAGAATATTCAATTTTAACGGTAAATGATGACCAGAATGGAGCGAATACCTCTTACAACGTTGTGATCAGTCAAACGGTGAATACGACAGGATTAACCCAAGCTCAAATCGATAAAGCCAATGCTCAAATTAAATCTTACCTAGATGCTTATAAGGCGAGCTATCGTTATCGTGAAGTTGTTATGGATGTTGTCGCAAATGACAGTGGTCAAGAAACATTAAGCGGTAATACGAGCACTTTGGGGTTATTGAGTGATTCAGATTTATACACGATCACTCCATTTAGTACTGATCCTAATATCTTGTGTACGTGGGAACCGACAATGAAGCAACTCATTGCGAGTCGCATTGATGGCACCACGACACCTGGTGGTAGTAAAGATGAATGCCAATATACGGCGAAGAATAATTTGACCGGAGCTACGCCAGCAGAGCCTGCAACGGTTAGTTTTACCGTTTCAAATATTGCGCCCATCGCGAAGGATGATAAATATACTTTAACGTTTGGTACTAAAAGTATCCCCTTAGATATTCTAGCAAACGATAGTGATGATGGTGATGGTCCTTATGCACTGAGTCCTAATGGTAAAGCAGGTAAACCATGGTGGTATCTCCTAAAAACCGTGATTGATCCCTCTAAGCCAGCAACAGATGGTAGTAACGGAAGTATTAATAATATTAAATACACGCCGCTTAACATCCGAGTTGTGACACAACCCACTCAAGGAACCATCGTGCCTGAGTTTCAAGGTCCATGTCCAGATAACAACGTCAACACTGCTCAAACGACGTGTTACGGTGGGACATTGACCTATGTGAATAACAATCTATTTTCACCATTTAATGATAGCTTCACATATCAAGTGTTAGATTCTGATCTTACGGCATCAAATACAGCTTTGGTGACCATCACCAATACCGCAACGACTACGGATGTCACGAAGTCTGGCGGTGGTAGTATTGGATTCGGTGCAATATTCGGTATGCTGTCATTAGTCTTGATGCGTCGCCGCTTATTGGCGCATGGAGATTAA
- the rbtA gene encoding rhombotarget A, producing the protein MDTQNTQIWSARFMIKRLISIGLLCFAFEAHASINVTTTVDENNTNTSACSLREAITMTNSADPSKGIGGCTNSDTTSVIILTAKNTYTLNDALIISKPVTLQSTMTGDVNNSAGTSNPIIQAVGNHRILCIKNTPSTVGCDTDTPVSASTTPITIAISDVDLKGCGNTNICDTKGGIIYNQAKLTLQNSRLYNGGATLGGAIYNENVGTVSATTVEFHDNTAQQGAAFYSVSPSFAIAQSLIRANTTNPSSGFALYTEISDPKSGNNAASVSSSTIYNNNANAANVVSGLGLYNVTIVNNQGGITLNAAAYSAVVNSIIGGNRGGADCTFVPGDITPITYTLYTNTCDANGTIGNAVGSDGKPTGKKDPGDTSKKLSNQGDETLMAPGAEGSVCSLPPNPGLLCAFRTPAGQFNGFLLPRLLLSYKSLADSPIVNKGSSNCSGMDQRGQTRSLCDIGAIELVIPAGNAQTNGQDIVYGQKATIDLSSVLGDGQLIPASLCSGLYPGVTPATPNGQWLDGCVRYSALPAKGNVSFSAQDSNEIYQPTSDYHGYDKFTFDITTTTSYFSEAANNKIITLTTTIVQSPPTGIESKTVGGGGSLGVFGVFALMGLAIRRRLTGGQL; encoded by the coding sequence ATGGATACACAAAATACGCAAATCTGGAGTGCGCGTTTTATGATTAAACGTTTAATAAGTATCGGTTTACTATGCTTTGCTTTTGAAGCGCACGCTAGTATCAATGTCACAACGACAGTCGATGAAAACAATACCAACACCAGTGCCTGTTCGCTTAGAGAAGCGATCACAATGACTAATAGCGCTGATCCTAGTAAGGGGATTGGTGGATGTACAAATTCCGACACAACATCTGTCATCATCTTAACTGCAAAAAATACCTATACCTTAAACGACGCATTAATCATCAGTAAGCCAGTAACGCTGCAAAGTACGATGACTGGAGATGTTAATAATTCAGCAGGTACAAGTAACCCTATTATTCAAGCGGTTGGCAATCATCGTATTTTATGTATCAAAAATACTCCTAGTACCGTGGGATGTGATACTGACACCCCTGTATCCGCATCGACAACACCGATCACTATTGCCATCAGCGATGTAGACTTAAAAGGGTGTGGCAATACTAATATCTGTGATACCAAAGGCGGTATTATCTACAACCAAGCGAAGCTCACACTGCAAAATTCACGCTTATACAATGGTGGTGCGACTTTAGGCGGTGCAATTTATAACGAAAACGTGGGTACAGTATCTGCCACGACTGTTGAGTTCCATGATAATACGGCTCAACAAGGCGCTGCTTTTTATAGCGTATCACCCAGTTTTGCTATTGCACAATCATTGATCCGTGCCAATACCACGAATCCAAGTTCTGGTTTTGCCCTTTATACTGAAATTTCAGATCCCAAGTCGGGCAATAACGCCGCATCAGTATCAAGCTCTACAATTTATAATAACAACGCCAATGCGGCCAATGTGGTTTCAGGCTTAGGACTTTACAACGTCACGATTGTGAATAACCAAGGCGGCATTACCTTAAATGCGGCAGCATACAGTGCTGTAGTCAATAGTATTATTGGCGGTAACCGTGGAGGAGCGGATTGTACTTTTGTACCTGGAGATATAACGCCGATTACTTATACGCTTTATACCAACACCTGTGATGCTAATGGGACAATTGGTAATGCGGTTGGTAGTGATGGAAAACCAACAGGCAAAAAAGATCCTGGAGATACCAGCAAGAAGTTATCTAATCAGGGCGATGAAACGTTGATGGCACCTGGCGCTGAAGGTTCTGTATGTTCTCTACCACCAAATCCAGGTTTGTTGTGTGCATTTAGAACGCCTGCAGGTCAGTTCAATGGATTTTTACTACCGCGTTTATTATTGTCCTATAAGTCACTCGCAGATTCACCCATCGTAAATAAAGGCAGTTCTAACTGTAGTGGTATGGATCAACGTGGCCAAACACGTAGCCTATGTGACATTGGAGCGATTGAGCTGGTTATCCCTGCAGGTAATGCGCAAACCAATGGTCAAGATATTGTCTATGGTCAGAAAGCAACAATAGATCTCAGCTCAGTATTGGGCGATGGTCAATTAATTCCGGCGTCGCTTTGTTCTGGCTTGTATCCAGGTGTAACACCTGCGACCCCCAATGGTCAGTGGCTAGACGGCTGCGTGCGTTACAGTGCATTACCCGCAAAAGGTAATGTCAGTTTCTCAGCGCAAGACAGTAATGAGATCTATCAACCAACGAGTGACTATCATGGCTATGATAAGTTCACGTTTGATATCACAACGACAACCAGCTACTTCTCCGAAGCTGCAAATAATAAAATTATCACCTTAACAACGACGATCGTCCAATCACCACCGACAGGAATTGAAAGTAAAACGGTTGGCGGTGGTGGCAGCCTAGGGGTGTTTGGAGTATTTGCTTTGATGGGGCTTGCAATTCGCCGTCGTCTGACAGGAGGTCAGCTATGA
- a CDS encoding DnaA regulatory inactivator Hda, with amino-acid sequence MRQLNLAIDVRSDARISDFAGPGWASVIDATRQLHAGLLSRCFIHGVADTGKTHLLSAICESYLDVGRTAIQVSLIELVHAPTEVLQALESFDLVALDDLDAVVGMPHWEEAIYHLINRSEQRQLVFVARSPATHLPIGLPDLQSRLAQAASFGLPVGDNVDDRRALLFAVLKRNGWQFDPAITEHLIEHGSHRPGLMLKTLAKFKPLFQAQRRKPSLALIRQTMAMIDQDLIDQNSEA; translated from the coding sequence ATGCGTCAGTTGAATCTTGCTATAGATGTACGTTCCGATGCACGGATTAGTGATTTTGCGGGGCCAGGGTGGGCGAGTGTAATCGACGCTACGCGTCAACTCCACGCTGGTTTACTTTCCAGATGCTTCATTCACGGTGTGGCTGACACAGGTAAAACTCACTTACTTTCAGCCATTTGTGAGTCCTACTTAGATGTGGGGCGTACAGCAATTCAGGTGTCACTGATCGAGCTGGTCCATGCGCCAACTGAAGTGTTACAAGCACTTGAGTCATTTGACTTGGTCGCACTTGATGATTTAGATGCTGTAGTCGGTATGCCTCACTGGGAAGAAGCCATCTATCATTTAATCAATCGTAGCGAGCAGCGTCAGTTGGTTTTCGTTGCACGAAGCCCTGCTACGCATTTACCAATTGGCTTGCCGGACTTACAGTCGCGTTTGGCACAGGCTGCAAGTTTTGGGTTGCCAGTAGGCGATAATGTCGATGATCGTCGAGCATTATTATTTGCAGTACTAAAACGCAATGGCTGGCAGTTCGATCCCGCAATTACCGAACATTTAATTGAACATGGTTCACATCGCCCTGGTCTGATGCTCAAAACACTTGCAAAATTTAAACCTCTTTTCCAAGCTCAGAGACGAAAACCCAGTTTGGCTTTAATTCGTCAGACGATGGCAATGATTGATCAAGACCTAATTGACCAAAATAGCGAAGCATAA
- a CDS encoding AI-2E family transporter, giving the protein MDLFVRRGLSLVSIVGLFYVLGLLIAQLFPILMPFLAAIVIAYLFNPLVELLTRWIHIPRWLAIALVFLTITITAVVVLWFLVPLVWEQVLYARANIPNAIQWLNFTLRPWIQHTFHIETSRINLNVVTAWMTNYLQTHYSFDDTQQMLTRIAQSGMSIISVLSLIVLVPIVTFYLLLDWKAMLERLHRLIPRRIEPRTVQILHECDQVLGSFVKGQLLVMILLGIVYAVGLQLIGISVGLIIGIVAGLLSIIPYMGFAVGIFSAAIACLFQYGFAWQNLALVGIVFMVGQVIEGYILQPFLLGDRIGLSPVAVIFAVLAGAQLGGVIGMLIALPVAALLVVLMRHLHEFYETTEFYSASYPITLADSFTEPSTVRYDLPTETNDVSNLNSDQQSPQNTTVNLSTTTASSQTDEPATSQSTASPRKD; this is encoded by the coding sequence ATGGATTTATTTGTGCGGCGTGGCTTATCGCTCGTTAGTATTGTTGGGTTGTTTTATGTTTTAGGGTTGTTAATTGCACAATTATTTCCCATTCTGATGCCGTTTCTTGCGGCTATAGTCATTGCCTATCTATTTAACCCTTTGGTGGAGCTGCTCACACGTTGGATTCATATTCCACGTTGGCTTGCAATTGCATTAGTTTTTTTGACCATTACGATTACTGCGGTGGTCGTACTGTGGTTTTTGGTTCCTTTGGTTTGGGAACAGGTTTTATATGCAAGGGCCAATATACCAAATGCAATTCAATGGCTTAATTTCACTCTACGTCCATGGATACAACATACCTTTCATATTGAAACGAGTCGCATCAACTTGAATGTTGTTACCGCATGGATGACGAATTATTTACAAACGCATTATAGTTTTGATGATACCCAGCAAATGCTGACTCGAATCGCACAGTCTGGTATGAGCATTATTAGCGTACTCAGCCTCATTGTACTTGTGCCGATCGTGACGTTTTATCTTTTGCTGGACTGGAAGGCTATGTTAGAGCGGTTACACCGCTTAATACCGCGCCGTATTGAGCCTAGAACCGTTCAGATTTTACATGAATGCGATCAGGTTCTCGGATCTTTTGTTAAAGGCCAGCTACTTGTCATGATCTTATTGGGCATTGTCTATGCGGTAGGTCTACAATTGATCGGCATTTCTGTTGGCTTGATCATTGGTATTGTTGCAGGTCTTTTAAGTATTATTCCGTATATGGGTTTTGCCGTAGGTATTTTTTCTGCGGCGATTGCATGTTTATTTCAGTATGGCTTTGCATGGCAAAACTTAGCCTTGGTCGGTATCGTATTCATGGTCGGGCAAGTGATAGAGGGTTATATTTTACAGCCTTTTCTACTGGGTGATCGAATTGGTCTCTCCCCAGTCGCCGTTATTTTTGCGGTTCTTGCTGGTGCGCAGTTGGGCGGTGTTATAGGCATGTTGATCGCATTGCCTGTGGCGGCACTACTAGTCGTATTAATGCGTCATTTGCATGAATTTTATGAAACGACGGAGTTTTATTCAGCATCCTACCCAATAACGCTTGCAGATAGTTTTACCGAACCCTCTACAGTGCGTTATGATTTACCTACTGAAACTAACGATGTCTCTAACTTGAACTCTGATCAACAATCACCGCAAAACACGACCGTAAATCTGTCAACAACAACCGCAAGTAGTCAAACTGATGAACCGGCAACAAGTCAGTCCACTGCTTCACCGCGGAAAGATTAA